The Methanobrevibacter sp. nucleotide sequence AAACAGGCAGCCTATCTAATGTCGGGTTTCTCCTAATCATCGACAGCTAAAGCTTCCCTCATAGAAGGACCGTAAACATCAGTCATAAATATGATACGACAATATAATCTTTACTTAAAATTGTATATATAATTTTGTAAAAAGAGGGAATTTAAGAATTGAATTTATAAACTTATTAGATAGCAACTTATTTTCAATGAAACTAGTTTTGATAAATGCAAACAATAATATACTATTAGAGACTATAATCATACATATATTATTAGGAGATTAAACATGTCTGAGATTGCAAGAATAGTTATTTTTAAAAAAGGAAATGGGGAAGAATTTATTTTTGATGACAAGTACGTTCAAATAACTTCTTTGGAAAATAAAATGCTAATATTTAAATTTGAAGCTTCTCAAGATATATTGAAGGAAGGAGCAGAATTTTTCTCTACATTCAACACTTATGAACAAATCAAAGTGGATATTGGAGGAACCGGAGATATTCCATGTTATATGAAAAGCTTATCCCCTATAGTTGGCAGAGGCCCAAAAAAGACCAATGGAGAACATTTGAATGGCATTTTTACACTATCCATTCAACAAATAGTTGCAGCTCCAGATCCTGAAGAAGAACAAAACTGCTTAAACTGTGCTTTATCACAGAATGGAGTTTGTTCCATTAAGGATAATAGCGAAAAGACAACTTGTGACGATTATAAAAAATAGATGGTGGTTTAATAAATAGTTGAAAACTTTTTCAACTCTTTTTTCTTAAACCATTAATTTATTTACTTTTTTTAAACTCCTTTACCTCTAAGGATTCCACTTCATCAAGGAAGACCCAAGTGATCCACTCACCTCTGCGAAGTTCAAGCAAAATCTGAATCCCATTTCTGCCATAGTCATCCATATCACATTGAACTACACTGATCTGGTCGCATCTTGTTCTGACATTGTTCACATTCACAATGCAATCCATATAATAATCCAAACCGTCTTGAAATGGATTATTATTGGTTTCTATCTCATTAATTACATCAATTACTTCCATATTTCAACCCCCTAAACATATTGTAAATCATCTATAGAATACTTTTTTAAAAAAGAAAAGATTAAATGGAAATATTGAAATTCTTCTCCAAATACTCTTTAACCCTTTCATTTATATCTGCAAGCTCCTGATTATACTCAACATATTTCAGATTCAAGTCATTGTTGACCTTGAACATCAATAGGTCATCTTCATTAGGGCCGATTGCAAACAAACGATCAAGGATTCTATTCGCCTTTTCAAATTCATCCTTGATAAAACATATGTGCATCCAATAGATATAGTGCTCATTTTCAAATGGATGTGCCTTATGTTCCTTTTTGAGATATTCCTTCGCCTTTTCAATTTCCTCTTTTTCAATGTATATCTTAGCCAGTCTTGAACATAGCCCGACATATTCCGGATTGATATTCTCCAATCTTTCATACTGCCTTAAAGCCTTATCAGTCTCTCCTATAAATGCATAATTTTCAGCCAAAAGAAAATTTATTTCCTCAACATTAGGCCACTCTTCCAATATCCTTTCATAACATTCAGCAGATTTCTCAAAATCATTCTTATCCTTATATTCTAAAGCCTTTTCCTTAAGATTATGATAAGGTTTAAATTGTTCAAATGGCAAAAGCTCACTTCCACAGTCTGAGCATACTTTTCCACCATCATTCACTTCACAAAAGCATTTTGGACAGAACTTTTTAGGATATGCACCGCAAAACGGGCAGAAATCCAATTCATCTGAGTACTTTTCACCACAAGCAGAACATTTCATAATATCACCCTTAAATATTTTTTAAATTTTAATTGCAAATATAATAAGGGAACGATAATATATAAAGGTAATGAATTTAAAAAAATAGGACAATATAATTCTAAAAAATTAACTAAATTTAAAAAAATAGATTAAATAAAATAAAAAAAGAGAATAAGGAATAATCCTTATGAAAAATAAATTAATTCAAGCCATCAATGGCTTTTTGAGCATGCTTGATGTAAACATCCCTAATGTCTTTGGATTGTGCCAATCCTTCTACGACACATTCAACCTCATAGCCTTCTGATGCAAACATTGATTTCCAGGAATCCTCCTCATCTCCAGCCATATCATTTGTAGCATGGTCACCAGCAACTACCATCAATGGTTTGAGTACAATCTTCTTATAGTCTTTCTCTTTAACCATAGCCAAAACATCATCATAGTCAGGTTCGGCTTCAACGGTACCGATGTAATAATTGTTGAAACCTTTATCATTTAACATTCCTTGCAATTTGGTATAGACCATATTACTTTCTGCAGGAGAACCATGACCCATGAATACTACAGCGGTGTCATCATCATAGTCCCCTTTAGTGGTTATGCTTGCAATCAAGTCTTCAAAGTCCTCATCAGTGATTAATAAAGGATCTGCAATTGGAATGTTTTCAAACTTATCAAGATACTTCTCTACAGTATCCTTGATCTTGAAATGATATTCAGTACCGTTCATGATGTGGGTTGGTTGGATAATGACTGTCTTTACGCCATCATTCAATGCTCTTTCAAGAGCCTCTCCCACATTGTCAATTGCCAAGTCATCACGTTTTTTCAATATGTTTATGACCATCTGACTTGTGAATGCCCTTCTCATCTCATAATCAGGAAATGCTTCCGCAATGTCCTTTTCAATAGCTCCAATGGTGAGAGCACGGTTTTCATTATAGGAAGTTCCAAAACTTACCACTAAAATAATCTTATCATTCATAATATCATCCTAAAAAATAAAAATTTTATTAAATTATAGTTTTTTAAAGAAAAATTTAATAATACTAAATTATACTTTATTTGAAGAAATATTTAAAAATATTGATAAAAGGAAGTGAATTAATAAAATAAAATAAGAAAAAAAGAGAAAAAAGTTGTTCATGAAAAAACATGAAAATACATGAAATAAAAAAATTAAAAAGTAAAAGGAATAAAAAACTATTTATCCTGATCTCTTAAGATGTACAGCAATGCATTTGAAATAGCTGCTGCAACATTGCTTCCGCCTTTACGTCCACGAGCAACGATATATGGAACGTCACATTGCATGATCAATTCCTTTGATTGGACAACATTTACAAAACCGACAGGAACTCCTATGATAAGTTCCGGTTTGAGTTTTCCTTCCTGAATCAATTCATACAATCTAATCAATGCGGTTGGTGCATTTCCGATTGCAAAGATCAAAGGCTTGTCCAAGCTTGCTGCCTTATCCATAGATGCCCTTGCACGGGTTGAATGGTTCTTCTTAGCCATTTCCCTAACGTCATCATCACTCATGAAGCAGAAGACTTCCCCGCCATGCTTCTTAAGTTCATTCTTGTTGATTCCTGCCTTTGCCATTTGAGTGTCGGTTACAATGCAAGCACCATTCCTGATTGCTTCCAACGCCTTGTCCACAACACCTTCGCTAAAGCATAAGTTATCCACATAATCAAAATCGGCAGCTGTGTGAACCGCCCTTTTGATGATTGGCGCCAATTTAGGATCAATTTCATGAGGAAGTTCAGATTCAATGATTTCCATACTTCTGCTTTCAATTTCAGCAGGCTCAACTTGTTCTAACTCAATTTTCATACTATCACTTCATTACAATTGATATAATTTGGTAAATATAAACAGATTATCAAAACAATTAATCTAAAAACAATTTAATTTAACCCTTCCACTTTTTGGCATGTTCCACAAATGACTTTGCAAAATTCGGATTTGCAGGAAGATAGATATGTGGGAAACCAGCATAAAGACTGTCTGAGCCATGACAGCAAAGATATTCTATGCCATTTGATGCCTTTTTAGCCATAAATGATTCTCCACAGTTTTCACTGTCATAATAATGGAATTCATGCACTCTAATGCTTTCTCCTTTGTCACATAATAGGTTATCTTCAAGGGCAGTGATTTCAATATATCCGAAACGTTGCAGTTTATCTGTTTTAATGCAGTTTCCTTTTATGAATCCGACCATAGGAACATTCTCAATGGAATCATGCAAATACATGAAACCTCCACATTCGGCTATTGTAGGAATTCCCTTGCTTATTATGTCCTTGATTGCCTGACACATCTTTTTATTGTTGGACAATTCATCAGGATACAATTCAGGATAGCCTCCGCATAAGTATAATCCAGAGATATCTTCTGGAAGCCCTTCATCTTCCAATGGACTGAAATAGACAACTTCACATCCCAAATCCTCCAATATCTCAATGTTTTCCTTATACATGAAACAGAAAGCATTGTCACGGGAAACCGCAATGCGAGGCTTAGGTTCACCATCATTAGATTGTGAACTTTCAATCAATTCCTTATAATCATCACTTGCTTCAAGCACCGGAGCGGACTGTGCCAATTCATACAATCCATCCAAATCTATGTATTTTTCCGCCAATTCCCTAAGACCGTTTATCTTCTCCTTAATGTCCTCGATTTCATCAGCAGTGATGAGTCCTAAGTTTCTGCTTCCTACAGAATACTTCTCTTCCCTTGGCAGGAATCCATAAGCCTTAACACCTGCATTTTCCACAATATCCCTTAAAAGCGGATATAACATTGGGGAAATATTATTGAATATGACTCCTTCAACCATACTGTCTTTTTTGAATTCCTTGAATCCTGTAATAATCGCTGCTGCAGAATTGCTCATTCCCTTAGCATCAATTATGAGTACCACCGGAGCCTTAATGGATTTGGCAACTTCCCAAGCGCTTGCCTTTCCTTCTACGCCAATTCCATCATAGTATCCCATAGCCCCTTCAATTATGCTTAAATCCTTTCCGCAGTTTCTGATGAACTGGTCGCATAGCATCTCTTCTGTTGAAAAGTAAGGATCCAAATTATGGGTTTCCACATCAAAGACCTTACGATGGAACATAGGATCGATATAATCAGGACCTGATTTGAATGAAGCAATCTCCAAGCCCCTATTTTTAAATGCTGCAAGCAATGCCATAGTAATTGTTGTCTTTCCACAGTTACTGTTGGTTCCAGAAATCAGTATCCTATTCATCAGCACCACATCCGCTAATAATGAATATAGGGTTTTGAGCTATCAACATATGCAAGTCAGCAATTTGCCTGCCTTTTGAAACGGCAACCTGAACAATGTCCCCGCTTATTCCAATATTCTTCAATGATTCCAATCCAGCCATGGCATTTTCAAGAGTCACTGCAGTAATGACAAATCTCATCCTATCATTTATGCCATAGAGATAACTTGCAATTTCATCCATGTTTCCAGAGCTTCCTCCAATGAAAGCCACATCTGGAACAGGTAAATCTTTTAAGCAGTCAGGCGCCAAACCACAGATTGCTTCTACATTATCCAAATGGAACTTTTCACAGTTTTGATTTAATAAAGCAATTGCCTCTTCATTCTTATCGAAGGCATAAACCTTTCCTTCATAAGCTGCAAATGCCATTTCGATTGTTACAGAACCTGTTCCACAGCCAATGTCATATGCTATGTCATCAGGTTTTATTGATAATTTTGATAAGCAGACAGCACGCACCTCTGACTTTGTCATTGGGACTTTTCCTCTAATGAATTCCTCATCGGGAATGCCTGTTCTGATTCTTGAATCAAAATCAGGATTTTTAATAATCAAGACAGTCAGGGAACTGAACTGCCTTCCGCCCAATTCATTTATGGTGCTTTCTTGAATGGATTCCTCTTCAGATCCCAGGTTTTCGCCAACCCAGACCTTCAAATCTCCAAATCCATATTTGACCAGTTCCTTTTGTAATTCTGGAATGTTCTTGCCAGTTAAGGCAAATGTGTATTCATTTCTTCTAACTGAAGAGACTATATTTGTATCAAGCCCATGACAGCTTATCAAGTTTGCATCCTTCCAAGGAAGACTGCATTTTGCAAAGAAATAGGAAACAGAAGAGATTCCAGTGATTAGACTAGGATCATATTCCTTTAAAGTATCTGTCAATTTTTCTGCTGCACTGTAAAATCCAACATCTCCAGATACCAGGATAGCAATTTTTTCTGCATCTGTCTCTTCAATTATTTTCAATATGTCATCAGATAAATAAGCATTAAAACTAGGTTTATTTAAGTGAGCGAACTCATTGATCAATCTTTTAGCGCCTATTAATATATCCGCATCCTGAATGAGTCTTAAAGCTTCAGCAGTAAGTGTCCTTTCACTCATTCCCATTCCAATAATATTGATTTCCTTCATAAGCACTTGCTCCTAATAGTGTCCTTAGCTTCCTCTACGCTAATCCCTTCTTCCTTAACCAATCTGGATAAGACAACCACTTCCATGCCACACTCCTTAGCGGCATCTGTCTTTTCCAAAAATCCTCCAACATTGCCTGATTCCTTTGTGACAAGTATGTCTGCACCGACTTCCTTAAATTGAGCCATATTAAATTCCTTAGAGAAAGGCCCCTGCATTCCGCAAAGGTTTTTCATAGGATATCCCAAATCAAGGCAATGCCCCATTCCTTCAGGTGAAGGCAACATACGCAAATAAACCCTTTCCTGGAAATTCTTTACATCAGTTAGGGCTTCAGCTTCCTTAGCACCCATAGATGAGAATATCAATCCTTCTGTTTGGTTTAGATAATCAATCAACTCGTCCATGCTGGAAACTTTAACGGCACCTTCAATCTCAATGGATTCCCTCAATACTCGAATGTATTCGATGCCCATCTCATCACAAGCTTCCTTGATGTGCTTGCTTATTTCGGTTGCATAAGGATGTGTCGCATCAAAGACAAACTCGGTTTGCTCATCTTCAAATAGTTTTCTCATAGGGCCAGGTTTCAATCTTTTAGGCTGAACTATGACAGGAGGTTCGTATTCCAAGACTTTCTCCCCATATTCAGTCGCAACACATACAATGGATGGAACCTTATTTTGGGACAGGAATTCAGTTAAAAGACGTCCCTCAGTTGTTCCTCCAAACAAAACAATTTTGTGCATATTCACACCTCTGATTTGAGAACTTTAATTCATAATTTAGAAAGTTAAACTTGTAATTTTGAAACTTTATTAATTAATATAATATAATGATTCATATCATTTATAATTATACGCCTTTATAGCCTCTAGGTGTTACCATCTTATCATCAATGACCATAGTATTGGCATTTCCAATGAAAACAGTAGTGAACATGTCTACTTCAGTATCTCTAAGCTCTAAAAGGTTTGTGATATGATACTCCTCACCTTCTCTGCCAATGTTTCTCACATATCCGCAGATGGTGTCTTCATCTTTGTATTTCAATAATATTTCACATGCCTTTTTAAGATAATCCTTCCTTTTGTGGCTTGAAGGATTGTAAAGGCAAATGCAGAAATCTCCTTCTCCAGCCAATGCCAATCGCTTTTCAATCAATTCCCATGGAGTTAAGAGGTCTGATAAGCTGATCACTGCAAAATCATGTCCTATTGGAGCACCTAAAACTGCAGAACCGCTCAATACAGCGCTTATGCCCGGAACAATATCAATTTCAACATCAGGATAGTCGATAGACAATTCATAAACCAATCCTGCCATACCGTAGACTCCGGCATCTCCACTGCAGACAACAGAAACCATATTGCCTTCTGAAGCCTTTTCCAATGCCATCCTGCAACGGTCAACTTCCTTTGTCATTCCAGTGTAGAGATACTCCTTTTCAGGCAGATACTCTTCAACAAGTTCCACATATTTCTTATAGCCAACAATCAAATCTGAATCCTCAAGAGTTTCCTTAGCTGCAATGCTAAGGTATAACTCATTTCCAGGCCCGATACCAACAACAGACACACATTTCATAAATTTATTCCTCCAATAGACACCTAAATAATTATTATAATCATTATTCTAATTTATTCCCATGAGATAATGGGATCATTCATCGCTAAAGCAACGGTCACTCCGGCACCATCACAAGTGTCCTTTCTTCTAATCAAGCTTCCATTGCTTTCCATGACTGCGGAACGTTCACAGACATTATCCACTTCCACAACACTTTTTACAAATTCTGACTTTGTGAAATCTCCTTCAAGACTGTTCAGCTCTTCCGCACTATAAGTATTGAATGGCAAATCGTATTTCTTTGCAAATTCCAATATTCCCTTTTCATTAGCCTTCTTATCAATGCTTGCAATGGCATTTAAAGATAGGATATGATAATTTTCCTTTTTCAATATATTTAAAATGGATTTTTCAATATTTTCAAAATTTATATCCTTTCTACATCCAATTCCAACTGTGATTATTTTTGGGACTAATAATAAGACATCCTTATCATCATTTTCAAAATTTTTATGGCTTATTATGACATCATAATCATTATTTGAATCTCCCAAATCATTAATCTGGACATTATTTGGCACATTTCCTTGAATAGGATAATCTGATTTTATATGAATGGCCTCTCCCTTTAGCAATTTAGATGAAACCAGTTTGATGCACTGCGGATTTAAAATCTGCAATCCTTGGCTTTTTGCCCAAGTATCAATTGCAAATACGTTGTTTATATCGGTTGCAGTTGTAATGACTGGAATTGCATCTAATATGTCTGCCATTTGAAGTGCCAATTCATTGGCTCCTCCAATATGCCCAGATAGGACAGGTATGGAAAATTGTCCTAATTCATCTACAACGACAACAGCAGGATCCTTTGTTTTAGTCCTAATGTAAGGGGCAATTGCCCTTAATGCTATTCCTATCGCACCTATGAATATAAGAGCATCACTATCTGAAAAATGTTCCTCTGTCCAAACAGACAGTTCACCTTTACCACATCTGGTGAAGCTTATATCATTATCCTCAGACAATGAATTTGATAATGTATAGGCTATCTCCATGCCATTATCTGTAAATGCAATGATTGATACTTTCATTCTTAACCCCACAATTCAAGGAAAAAAAAACTTTTTTTAATCTTGAACTCAAAAAATATTATTTCTTAGCTTGTCTGAACTCTGTTGAAAAATCATCTGCATAAAGACGTGAAAGTGAGTATTCACTGTCTAAAACATCTCCAACAATAATCAAAGCGGTTTTTGTAACATTGTTTTCCTGCGCAGTTTCATATAATGTTCCGACAGTACATCTCATTATTTTTTCGTCAGGCCAAGTTGCCTTATAAACGATTGCCGCAGGGGTGTCTTCAGTGTAATCCCCTTTTACAAGCTCTTTGGATAAGTCCTTAAGGAGCCCTGTACTTAGGAAAATGACCATTGTAGCTCCATGTGCTGCAAATGATGCAATGCTTTCCTTTTCAGGAACTGGAGTCCTTCCTGCCATACGTGTGATGATGACACTTTGGCTTACATCAGGTAAGGTATATTCTGCCTTGAGGGATGCTGCAGCTCCACAGAAGCTTGAAACACCAGGACAAACATCGTAGGAAATTCCTTCCTCATCTAAACGGTCCATCTGTTCACGGATAGCTCCATAAATACTGGAGTCTCCAGTATGCAGACGTACTGTCATCTTATTTTCATTTTCTGCCTCAAACATGACTTCCAATACTTCATCCAAAGTCATTTTAGCACTGTCATAAATTTCACAAGACTCTTTAGCATAATTTAACAAGTCAGGATTGACCAATGAACCTGCATAGATTATAACATCCGCTTCCTTCAAGAGTTCTGCCCCTCTTACGGTTATTAAGTCAACAGCTCCACTTCCTGCTCCAACAAAATGAATCATAATTTTTTCCTCCATAAATTTTAAGTTAATTAAAGAAATCCATTAGTATAATTTAGTTAATTCTATTTAATTATAGTTAATTTTAATGATTTTGATTATTTTTAATTATTTTTTATTAATTATTTTTTTATTTCTTTTCCCATAATTTCATAAGCTCTTTTGCATTTTCGCTCTCAAATAGAACACCGGCATATTCCCCGGTATTTGCAAAGCATATGAATCCTACTTCAATCTCATCAGGTATTCTTCTATCGATATTATGTTGTATTCTTCCATTTAGAATTTCCATGGTCTTATCCAATAAGTCATTTTCATACAATATATCCAATACCGCATTTGTAGTGACGCATTTTTGAATCCCATTTAATGTATCCAAATCAGCACCTGCTTCCAAAGCACAGGACAATAATGTTTCTATCCTTCCGTCACCATTACGTGAGTGAGTGTTGAACATTCCAATGCCCAATTTCACAAGCTTTCCAATATGTCCAATCAAAAGGATCTTTTTAAATCCATATTCCACAGAACTGTCCAATGCAACATCAATGAGATTACTGCACATTATTCCAGGCTTTGTAGACAATTCCAATTCCTCTTCAGTGAATTTCTTACCGAAATTGCCTAAGAAGATAAGTATGTTCTCATTGCTCTCTGCAGCAATGACGCTTATTTCCACCTTAAGGGAATCAGCCAAGGCTTTAGAGCTCATAGGCTCCACAATACCTGTGGTTCCCAATATGGAAATTCCGCCAACGATTCCCAGTTCGGGATTGAATGTTTTCTTTGCCAATTCCTCACCTTTCGGTACTGAAATCAGAACATGAAAACCACCATTGTAATCGTTTTCCTTAGCCAACTCATACAATGAATCCCTAATCATCTTACGGGGAACCGAATTGATTGCAGCCTCCCCTACAGGCTGGTCGAGACCACCTTTGGTTACCCTGCCAACCCCTTTTCCACCTTCAATAATAATCTCAGTAGAATCTGGAATCAGTGTGAC carries:
- a CDS encoding sirohydrochlorin cobaltochelatase, whose translation is MNDKIILVVSFGTSYNENRALTIGAIEKDIAEAFPDYEMRRAFTSQMVINILKKRDDLAIDNVGEALERALNDGVKTVIIQPTHIMNGTEYHFKIKDTVEKYLDKFENIPIADPLLITDEDFEDLIASITTKGDYDDDTAVVFMGHGSPAESNMVYTKLQGMLNDKGFNNYYIGTVEAEPDYDDVLAMVKEKDYKKIVLKPLMVVAGDHATNDMAGDEEDSWKSMFASEGYEVECVVEGLAQSKDIRDVYIKHAQKAIDGLN
- a CDS encoding precorrin-8X methylmutase → MKIELEQVEPAEIESRSMEIIESELPHEIDPKLAPIIKRAVHTAADFDYVDNLCFSEGVVDKALEAIRNGACIVTDTQMAKAGINKNELKKHGGEVFCFMSDDDVREMAKKNHSTRARASMDKAASLDKPLIFAIGNAPTALIRLYELIQEGKLKPELIIGVPVGFVNVVQSKELIMQCDVPYIVARGRKGGSNVAAAISNALLYILRDQDK
- a CDS encoding cobyrinate a,c-diamide synthase, which gives rise to MNRILISGTNSNCGKTTITMALLAAFKNRGLEIASFKSGPDYIDPMFHRKVFDVETHNLDPYFSTEEMLCDQFIRNCGKDLSIIEGAMGYYDGIGVEGKASAWEVAKSIKAPVVLIIDAKGMSNSAAAIITGFKEFKKDSMVEGVIFNNISPMLYPLLRDIVENAGVKAYGFLPREEKYSVGSRNLGLITADEIEDIKEKINGLRELAEKYIDLDGLYELAQSAPVLEASDDYKELIESSQSNDGEPKPRIAVSRDNAFCFMYKENIEILEDLGCEVVYFSPLEDEGLPEDISGLYLCGGYPELYPDELSNNKKMCQAIKDIISKGIPTIAECGGFMYLHDSIENVPMVGFIKGNCIKTDKLQRFGYIEITALEDNLLCDKGESIRVHEFHYYDSENCGESFMAKKASNGIEYLCCHGSDSLYAGFPHIYLPANPNFAKSFVEHAKKWKG
- the cbiE gene encoding precorrin-6y C5,15-methyltransferase (decarboxylating) subunit CbiE, with the protein product MKEINIIGMGMSERTLTAEALRLIQDADILIGAKRLINEFAHLNKPSFNAYLSDDILKIIEETDAEKIAILVSGDVGFYSAAEKLTDTLKEYDPSLITGISSVSYFFAKCSLPWKDANLISCHGLDTNIVSSVRRNEYTFALTGKNIPELQKELVKYGFGDLKVWVGENLGSEEESIQESTINELGGRQFSSLTVLIIKNPDFDSRIRTGIPDEEFIRGKVPMTKSEVRAVCLSKLSIKPDDIAYDIGCGTGSVTIEMAFAAYEGKVYAFDKNEEAIALLNQNCEKFHLDNVEAICGLAPDCLKDLPVPDVAFIGGSSGNMDEIASYLYGINDRMRFVITAVTLENAMAGLESLKNIGISGDIVQVAVSKGRQIADLHMLIAQNPIFIISGCGADE
- the cobK gene encoding precorrin-6A reductase, producing MHKIVLFGGTTEGRLLTEFLSQNKVPSIVCVATEYGEKVLEYEPPVIVQPKRLKPGPMRKLFEDEQTEFVFDATHPYATEISKHIKEACDEMGIEYIRVLRESIEIEGAVKVSSMDELIDYLNQTEGLIFSSMGAKEAEALTDVKNFQERVYLRMLPSPEGMGHCLDLGYPMKNLCGMQGPFSKEFNMAQFKEVGADILVTKESGNVGGFLEKTDAAKECGMEVVVLSRLVKEEGISVEEAKDTIRSKCL
- the cobJ gene encoding precorrin-3B C(17)-methyltransferase; this encodes MKCVSVVGIGPGNELYLSIAAKETLEDSDLIVGYKKYVELVEEYLPEKEYLYTGMTKEVDRCRMALEKASEGNMVSVVCSGDAGVYGMAGLVYELSIDYPDVEIDIVPGISAVLSGSAVLGAPIGHDFAVISLSDLLTPWELIEKRLALAGEGDFCICLYNPSSHKRKDYLKKACEILLKYKDEDTICGYVRNIGREGEEYHITNLLELRDTEVDMFTTVFIGNANTMVIDDKMVTPRGYKGV
- a CDS encoding cobalt-precorrin 5A hydrolase, producing the protein MKVSIIAFTDNGMEIAYTLSNSLSEDNDISFTRCGKGELSVWTEEHFSDSDALIFIGAIGIALRAIAPYIRTKTKDPAVVVVDELGQFSIPVLSGHIGGANELALQMADILDAIPVITTATDINNVFAIDTWAKSQGLQILNPQCIKLVSSKLLKGEAIHIKSDYPIQGNVPNNVQINDLGDSNNDYDVIISHKNFENDDKDVLLLVPKIITVGIGCRKDINFENIEKSILNILKKENYHILSLNAIASIDKKANEKGILEFAKKYDLPFNTYSAEELNSLEGDFTKSEFVKSVVEVDNVCERSAVMESNGSLIRRKDTCDGAGVTVALAMNDPIISWE
- the cobM gene encoding precorrin-4 C(11)-methyltransferase, whose translation is MIHFVGAGSGAVDLITVRGAELLKEADVIIYAGSLVNPDLLNYAKESCEIYDSAKMTLDEVLEVMFEAENENKMTVRLHTGDSSIYGAIREQMDRLDEEGISYDVCPGVSSFCGAAASLKAEYTLPDVSQSVIITRMAGRTPVPEKESIASFAAHGATMVIFLSTGLLKDLSKELVKGDYTEDTPAAIVYKATWPDEKIMRCTVGTLYETAQENNVTKTALIIVGDVLDSEYSLSRLYADDFSTEFRQAKK
- the cbiD gene encoding cobalt-precorrin-5B (C(1))-methyltransferase CbiD; protein product: MAEKRLVNQKLLRCGYTTGTCAAAASKAAAAMLFKQESMDSVAITTPNQTDLVIDVLSPQFNDTAASCSIEKDSGDDPDITNGTLVSSKVTLIPDSTEIIIEGGKGVGRVTKGGLDQPVGEAAINSVPRKMIRDSLYELAKENDYNGGFHVLISVPKGEELAKKTFNPELGIVGGISILGTTGIVEPMSSKALADSLKVEISVIAAESNENILIFLGNFGKKFTEEELELSTKPGIMCSNLIDVALDSSVEYGFKKILLIGHIGKLVKLGIGMFNTHSRNGDGRIETLLSCALEAGADLDTLNGIQKCVTTNAVLDILYENDLLDKTMEILNGRIQHNIDRRIPDEIEVGFICFANTGEYAGVLFESENAKELMKLWEKK